A section of the Acanthopagrus latus isolate v.2019 chromosome 20, fAcaLat1.1, whole genome shotgun sequence genome encodes:
- the phf5a gene encoding PHD finger-like domain-containing protein 5A, with protein MAKHHPDLIFCRKQAGVAIGRLCEKCDGKCVICDSYVRPCTLVRICDECNYGSYQGRCVICGGPGVSDAYYCKECTIQEKDRDGCPKIVNLGSSKTDLFYERKKYGFKKR; from the exons ATGGCTAAACATCATCCAGATTTGATCTTTTGCAGAAAACAGGCCGGTGTCG CTATCGGGAGACTTTGCGAGAAGT GTGATGGAAAATGTGTCATCTGTGACTCCTATGTGAGGCCTTGCACACTGGTGCGCATCTGCGATGAGTGTAACTACGGCTCCTACCAGGGACGCTGTGTCATCTGCGGAGGACCCGGCGTGTCTGATGCCTACTACTGTAAAGAGTGCACCATTCAGGAGAAAGAT CGGGATGGCTGTCCTAAGATTGTGAATCTTGGCAGCTCCAAAACAGATCTGTTCTATGAAAGGAAGAAGTATGGCTTCAAGAAGAGGTGA